One Spinacia oleracea cultivar Varoflay chromosome 4, BTI_SOV_V1, whole genome shotgun sequence DNA segment encodes these proteins:
- the LOC110801519 gene encoding uncharacterized protein, which produces MIKASRTSISKLIMLLYWNDNGKQMSRGSRMYLVKKLRVKTQVGLKSKCEEQSEDEDVWEEATLSGKWNTGESYKVDLNIKAEPLPEEEENNDDEDVEWEDG; this is translated from the exons ATGATAAAAGCATCCAG GACGAGTATTTCAAAGCTTATTATGCTGCTATATTGGAACGACAACGGGAAACAGATGTCAAGGGGGAGCCGGATGTATCTAGTGAAGAAGTTACGGGTCAAAACACAAGTTGGCTTGAAATCAAAATGCGAGGAACAGAGTGAGGATGAGGATGTATGGGAAGAAGCTACACTTTCAGGAAAAT GGAACACTGGGGAAAGCTACAAGGTGGACTTGAACATTAAAGCCGAACCTCTACCGGAGGAGGAGGAGAATAACGATGACGAAGATGTTGAGTGGGAAGATGGTTAG